In Corvus cornix cornix isolate S_Up_H32 chromosome 28, ASM73873v5, whole genome shotgun sequence, one genomic interval encodes:
- the PLPP2 gene encoding phospholipid phosphatase 2, whose translation MERRKVFVALDVLCLAVASLPFIILTLVNSPYKRGFYCNDDSIRYPYKADTITHGLMAGVTISCTVIIISSGEAYLVYTERLYSKSEFNNYLAALYKVVGTFLFGGAISQSLTDLAKYMIGRLRPNFLAVCNPDWSKVNCSIYVQLENVCQGESRNITESRLSFYSGHSSFGMYCMMFLALYVQARLVGKWARLLRPTIQFFLIAFAIYVGYTRVSDYKHHWSDVLVGLLQGALIAVLIVHYVSDFFKHRPPRQCEEKDPERKPSLPLTLSDPDHNHYSYRGAP comes from the exons ATGGAGCGCAGGAAGGTCTTCGTGGCGCTCGACGTGCTCTGCCTGGCGGTCG CATCTCTGCCCTTCATCATCCTGACTCTGGTGAACTCCCCATACAAGCGAGGCTTCTACTGCAACGATGACTCCATCCGCTACCCCTACAAGGCAGACACCATCACCCACGGCCTCATGGCTGGGGTCACCATCAGCTGCACTGTTATCATT ATCTCATCGGGGGAGGCATACCTGGTCTACACCGAACGCCTCTACTCCAAGTCAGAGTTCAACAATTACCTGGCTGCCCTCTACAAGGTGGTTGGGACCTTTCTCTTTGGAGGCGCCATCAGCCAGTCCTTGACTGACCTGGCCAAATATATGATCGGCCGTCTCCGGCCAAACTTCCTGGCTGTCTGCAATCCTGACTGGTCCAAGGTGAACTGCTCCATCTATGTGCAGCTGGAGAATGTCTGCCAGGGAGAGAGCAGGAACATCACCGAGTCCAG ACTGTCCTTCTACTCGGGACACTCTTCCTTTGGGATGTACTGCATGATGTTCCTGGCG CTCTACGTGCAGGCCCGGCTGGTGGGGAAGTGGGCCCGGTTGCTGCGTCCCACCATCCAGTTCTTCCTCATCGCCTTCGCCATCTACGTGGGCTACACCAGGGTGTCCGACTACAAGCACCACTGGAGTGACGTGCtggtggggctgctgcagggggcTCTCATTGCTGTCCTCATT GTCCACTACGTCTCTGACTTCTTCAAGCACCGTCCCCCGCGGCAGTGTGAGGAGAAGGACCCGGAGCGCAAGCCCAGCCTGCCTCTCACCCTGAGCGACCCCGACCACAATCACTACAGCTACCGGGGTGCCCCGTGA